One Persicobacter psychrovividus DNA window includes the following coding sequences:
- a CDS encoding PP2C family protein-serine/threonine phosphatase, producing the protein MNLSLPQKWLNIEPLFPYVSREYLDYGKIMKASCVLGAVVHLCFVLVFSIFDVREMVMVNVFFSLPAYAVGYYFSHRKRFDFVAYWILCEVIAHAGFATYYLGLDAGFHFYLLLPGVMSFLYYRHPIYERVLISFCFFIVYAFGYVHMGDHVPAWSLVDSWVVKAIYLFNISFLAGSCCMIVYVFVQEYLRMETTIINSNKALKAQQDRISKSINYAHRIQQAVMPSLDIVKREVTDCFLLGQACNVVSGDWYWAKEQDGKLLVMIGDCTGHGVPGAFMSMLAIKLLERVVDDLGFVSPDRILNELRKAMKQALREGKQLDVGHDGMDGALILLNTKTAQVQFAGAYNPLWIVNKEGELMEVKADRQPIGHFVQEKPFSAKTIQLNEGDRLYLFTDGYCDQIRESDQQKMKIHRFRAKLLNIAQEPFDVQERILAQYFKDWQEGEDQLDDYLILGIEVPVGVQKHIFEQQEQFSVQ; encoded by the coding sequence ATGAATCTTTCTTTACCGCAAAAGTGGTTAAATATTGAACCACTGTTTCCCTATGTAAGCAGGGAGTATCTTGATTACGGCAAGATCATGAAGGCCTCCTGTGTGCTTGGTGCTGTGGTGCACCTGTGCTTTGTGTTGGTGTTTTCGATTTTCGATGTCCGTGAGATGGTCATGGTAAATGTGTTCTTCAGCCTTCCTGCTTATGCTGTTGGTTATTATTTCAGCCACAGGAAACGCTTCGATTTTGTTGCCTACTGGATTTTGTGCGAAGTGATCGCCCATGCGGGTTTTGCAACCTATTACCTGGGACTTGACGCAGGTTTTCACTTTTATTTGCTGTTGCCTGGCGTGATGAGCTTTTTGTATTATCGCCATCCGATTTATGAGCGAGTACTGATCAGTTTCTGTTTTTTTATTGTCTATGCTTTTGGTTATGTGCATATGGGTGACCATGTGCCGGCATGGAGCCTGGTGGACTCCTGGGTAGTGAAGGCTATTTATCTTTTCAACATTTCTTTTCTTGCAGGCTCATGCTGTATGATCGTTTATGTATTTGTACAGGAATATTTACGCATGGAAACAACCATCATCAACTCCAATAAAGCATTAAAAGCCCAGCAGGATAGAATCTCGAAGAGCATCAATTATGCACACCGTATTCAGCAGGCGGTAATGCCTTCGCTGGACATTGTAAAGCGAGAGGTAACGGATTGTTTTTTACTTGGGCAGGCCTGTAATGTGGTGAGCGGAGACTGGTACTGGGCCAAGGAGCAAGATGGGAAATTACTGGTAATGATTGGGGACTGTACTGGGCATGGGGTGCCTGGGGCTTTTATGAGCATGTTGGCCATAAAATTACTGGAACGGGTGGTGGATGATTTAGGCTTTGTGTCCCCAGACAGGATACTGAACGAGCTCCGAAAGGCCATGAAACAGGCGCTTCGCGAAGGCAAGCAGCTGGATGTTGGGCATGATGGTATGGATGGCGCTTTGATTTTACTGAACACCAAAACGGCGCAGGTACAGTTTGCGGGGGCGTATAACCCTTTGTGGATTGTGAACAAGGAAGGGGAACTGATGGAGGTGAAGGCCGATCGGCAGCCGATCGGTCATTTTGTGCAAGAGAAGCCCTTTTCTGCCAAGACGATCCAGCTGAATGAAGGCGACCGTCTTTATTTGTTTACCGATGGCTATTGCGACCAAATCAGGGAATCTGATCAGCAAAAAATGAAAATCCACCGTTTTCGAGCCAAATTATTGAATATCGCACAAGAGCCTTTTGATGTTCAGGAAAGGATTCTTGCGCAGTATTTTAAAGATTGGCAGGAAGGTGAAGACCAGCTCGACGATTATTTGATATTGGGCATAGAGGTTCCTGTGGGTGTTCAAAAGCATATTTTTGAACAGCAGGAGCAATTTAGTGTTCAGTAA
- the ileS gene encoding isoleucine--tRNA ligase has product MQYKEYKQVDFAQVGRDVLQEWKDKSTFDSSVKLREGAPEFVFFEGPPSANGTPGIHHVMARTVKDIFCRYKTLKGFQVKRKGGWDTHGLPVELQVEKELGITKEDIGKTISVEEYNQRCRESVMKFKDEWDDLTEKMGYWVDLDDPYITFDRNYMQTLWSLLKKLYDKGLLYKGYTIQPFSPAAGTGLSSHELNQPGTYRDVKDTSITAQFKIKGTENEFFLAWTTTPWTLSSNAALAVGKNIDYVKVRTFNPYTFEPIFVILAKNRFNAYFNPKHADLKIEDYNAGDKGIPYEVVDTFKGSELVGRAYEQLMPYVQPVKDADKAFHVIEGDFVTTEDGTGIVHIAPTFGADDQRVAFLAGVPAITVLDEKGNELPLVDKTGRFVKEMGEFGGQFVKAEYEPAEVTADKGYKSIDVLISIKLKEENRAFKVEKYEHSYPHCWRTDKPILYYPLDSWFIKTTEYKEQLVALNKTINWKPGSTGSGRFGNWLENLVDWNLSRSRYWGTPLPIWRTEDGEEEICIGSIAELAAEVEKAKAAGFMEASLPEDFDLHRPYVDDVFLVSASGKKMFREPDLIDVWFDSGAMPYAQWGVLADAVDANNPIYTADFIAEGVDQTRGWFFTLHALSTMLYDKVAFKNVIANGLVLDKNGNKMSKRLGNGVNPFETIDTHGPDATRWYMISNANPWDNLKFDIDGVMEVKRKLFGTLQNTYNFFALYANLDGFVNNGEVIPVAQRTESDRWIISRLNSLIKVVDENLNAYEPTRAARAIQDFVTDDMSNWYVRLNRKRFWKGEFNEDKKAAYQTLHECLTTIAQISAPFAPFYMDTLYQNLTAGIEGAAASVHLTNFPTAVEADIDADLEARMTLAQQASSLVHSLRKKEKIKVRQPLQRVMIPALNDTFKAHIAAVEEIIKNEVNVKEVEVIDDTSGILVKNIKPNFKTLGKAYGPRMKDIAKAISAFEQEDIAKIEADGQYVLAIEGGDVTLTLEDVLITSQDIPGWLVANEGALTVALDINLNDALKEEGLARDLVNRIQNIRKDMGLEIQDKIQISIQNEETIAKAVASNEAYITTETQATALAVVDQLNDATALDIDGLTVNLKVSK; this is encoded by the coding sequence ATGCAGTATAAAGAATACAAACAGGTAGATTTCGCTCAAGTAGGGCGAGATGTACTTCAAGAATGGAAAGATAAATCCACTTTCGACAGCTCCGTAAAATTACGTGAAGGAGCTCCTGAATTTGTTTTTTTTGAAGGTCCTCCTTCAGCAAACGGTACACCGGGTATTCACCACGTGATGGCCCGTACGGTAAAAGATATCTTTTGCCGATACAAAACCCTGAAAGGCTTCCAGGTGAAGCGAAAAGGGGGATGGGACACCCACGGTCTACCTGTTGAGCTTCAGGTGGAGAAAGAATTAGGCATTACGAAAGAAGATATTGGTAAGACCATTTCGGTAGAAGAGTACAACCAGCGTTGTCGTGAGTCGGTGATGAAATTCAAAGACGAGTGGGACGATCTTACTGAAAAGATGGGATATTGGGTGGACTTGGATGATCCATACATTACTTTCGATCGCAACTACATGCAGACGTTGTGGAGTTTGTTGAAGAAATTGTATGACAAAGGATTGTTATACAAAGGTTACACTATTCAACCTTTCTCTCCAGCTGCAGGTACGGGTCTTTCTTCTCACGAGTTGAACCAGCCTGGTACTTACCGTGATGTGAAAGATACTTCGATCACTGCACAATTCAAGATCAAAGGAACTGAAAACGAGTTCTTCTTGGCCTGGACCACTACGCCATGGACACTTTCTTCGAATGCTGCCCTTGCCGTAGGTAAAAACATTGATTATGTGAAGGTACGCACCTTCAACCCTTATACATTCGAGCCGATTTTCGTGATTTTGGCGAAAAATCGTTTCAATGCTTATTTCAACCCTAAGCATGCAGACCTTAAAATTGAGGATTACAATGCAGGCGACAAGGGGATTCCTTATGAAGTAGTAGATACTTTCAAAGGATCAGAATTGGTAGGACGTGCTTATGAGCAGTTGATGCCATACGTTCAGCCTGTAAAAGACGCAGACAAGGCGTTCCATGTGATCGAAGGCGACTTCGTAACCACTGAGGATGGTACGGGTATCGTACACATTGCGCCAACCTTTGGTGCGGATGACCAGCGTGTTGCTTTCTTGGCGGGTGTTCCTGCGATTACGGTGTTGGACGAAAAAGGCAATGAGTTGCCATTGGTGGACAAGACGGGCCGTTTTGTAAAAGAAATGGGCGAGTTCGGTGGCCAATTCGTGAAGGCTGAATATGAGCCTGCGGAGGTAACTGCCGACAAAGGCTACAAAAGCATTGATGTGTTGATCTCTATCAAACTGAAAGAAGAAAACAGAGCTTTCAAAGTAGAGAAATACGAGCACAGCTACCCTCATTGTTGGAGAACAGACAAGCCAATTCTTTACTATCCATTGGATTCTTGGTTCATCAAAACGACTGAATACAAGGAGCAATTGGTAGCTTTGAACAAAACCATCAACTGGAAGCCAGGATCTACGGGTTCAGGACGTTTCGGTAACTGGTTGGAGAACTTGGTGGACTGGAACCTTTCGCGTTCGCGTTATTGGGGTACACCGCTTCCTATCTGGAGAACTGAGGATGGCGAAGAAGAGATCTGTATCGGATCGATCGCTGAATTGGCAGCTGAAGTAGAAAAGGCGAAAGCTGCAGGATTCATGGAGGCTTCTCTTCCTGAGGACTTCGACTTGCACCGTCCTTATGTGGATGATGTATTCTTGGTGTCGGCATCAGGTAAAAAGATGTTCCGTGAGCCAGATTTGATTGACGTTTGGTTTGATTCAGGGGCGATGCCTTATGCTCAGTGGGGTGTATTGGCGGATGCTGTTGATGCGAACAACCCAATTTATACCGCAGACTTCATTGCTGAGGGTGTGGATCAAACTCGTGGATGGTTCTTTACCTTGCACGCTTTGAGCACGATGCTTTATGATAAAGTAGCGTTCAAAAACGTGATTGCAAACGGTTTGGTATTGGATAAGAATGGTAACAAGATGTCCAAGCGATTGGGCAACGGGGTGAATCCATTCGAAACCATCGATACCCACGGACCAGATGCTACACGTTGGTATATGATCTCGAATGCGAACCCATGGGATAACCTGAAGTTCGATATTGACGGGGTGATGGAAGTGAAACGTAAATTGTTCGGTACACTTCAGAACACTTACAACTTCTTTGCACTTTACGCCAACCTGGATGGCTTCGTGAACAATGGCGAAGTGATTCCGGTAGCACAGCGTACAGAGTCGGATCGTTGGATTATCTCCCGCCTGAACTCATTGATCAAAGTTGTTGATGAAAACTTGAACGCTTACGAGCCAACACGTGCGGCACGTGCTATTCAGGACTTCGTAACGGATGATATGTCGAACTGGTACGTTCGTCTGAACCGTAAACGTTTCTGGAAAGGCGAATTCAACGAAGATAAAAAAGCGGCTTACCAGACACTTCATGAGTGTTTGACTACCATCGCTCAGATCAGTGCGCCATTCGCACCGTTCTATATGGATACTTTGTATCAGAACCTGACAGCAGGTATCGAAGGCGCAGCGGCTTCTGTTCACTTGACCAACTTCCCAACAGCTGTGGAAGCAGACATCGATGCAGACTTGGAAGCTCGCATGACTTTGGCACAACAAGCGTCATCATTGGTTCACTCACTTCGTAAGAAGGAGAAAATCAAGGTGCGTCAGCCATTGCAACGTGTGATGATCCCTGCCTTGAATGATACGTTCAAAGCGCACATTGCGGCGGTTGAGGAAATCATCAAGAATGAGGTGAACGTGAAAGAAGTAGAGGTGATTGATGATACATCAGGCATCTTGGTGAAGAATATCAAGCCAAACTTCAAAACGTTGGGTAAAGCTTATGGTCCACGCATGAAAGACATCGCCAAGGCGATCAGTGCTTTTGAGCAAGAGGATATCGCTAAAATCGAAGCGGACGGTCAATATGTATTGGCGATCGAAGGTGGGGATGTTACCTTGACTTTGGAAGATGTGTTGATCACTTCTCAGGATATTCCTGGCTGGTTGGTAGCCAACGAAGGCGCTTTGACCGTCGCGTTGGACATCAATTTGAACGATGCACTGAAAGAAGAAGGTTTGGCGCGTGACTTGGTGAACCGTATCCAAAATATCCGTAAGGATATGGGCTTGGAAATCCAAGACAAGATCCAGATCAGCATTCAGAATGAGGAAACAATCGCTAAGGCGGTTGCTTCAAACGAAGCATACATCACTACCGAAACGCAGGCGACTGCCTTGGCCGTAGTTGATCAACTAAATGACGCCACAGCTTTGGATATCGACGGCTTGACCGTTAATCTAAAAGTATCGAAATAA
- a CDS encoding lipoprotein signal peptidase, protein MKYGKYFLIALLVIIVDQAVKMAVHFNMPLGTAGQIKVFGDWFKLHYTLNPGMAFGMQLGSSYGKLILTTFRLFAMFGIGWYLIRLAKKGAKNGLLVCIGLILGGAIGNLVDSIFYGVLLDNAPYTASTPWFHGQVIDMFYFDLWEGFLPKSIPFWGGKYMAFWPIFNVADSAIFVGVALILIFQKKFLTTVDGERLG, encoded by the coding sequence ATGAAATACGGAAAATATTTTCTGATTGCACTACTTGTAATCATTGTTGATCAGGCCGTAAAGATGGCTGTTCACTTTAACATGCCTTTGGGCACGGCAGGACAGATCAAAGTCTTCGGCGACTGGTTCAAACTGCACTATACCCTGAACCCTGGTATGGCCTTCGGTATGCAATTGGGCTCATCCTATGGTAAATTAATCCTGACTACTTTCCGATTGTTCGCGATGTTCGGCATCGGCTGGTACTTGATCCGATTGGCAAAGAAAGGCGCCAAAAATGGGCTGTTGGTCTGCATCGGATTGATCTTGGGCGGGGCAATCGGTAACCTGGTCGATAGTATCTTTTATGGGGTATTGCTGGATAATGCACCCTACACGGCCTCCACACCGTGGTTCCATGGTCAGGTGATTGATATGTTCTACTTTGACCTTTGGGAAGGCTTCTTACCTAAGTCGATTCCTTTCTGGGGAGGCAAGTACATGGCTTTCTGGCCGATATTCAATGTAGCGGACTCAGCGATCTTCGTTGGCGTGGCATTGATCCTTATCTTTCAGAAGAAGTTCTTGACGACTGTTGATGGGGAACGATTGGGATAG
- a CDS encoding glycoside hydrolase family 25 protein has product MSKTKRTIFWVLLIHIFAVGLTVVGVKLYKRKKTHHIVRTSNRDSGQTNHSGYVFGIDVSHHQSNINWHKVRTSKHDIKFVFVRASYGAFKRDRKFKRNWQALQKEKYLKGAYHYFKPNQSGASQWHFFDHIVELKKGDFPPVLDIEDAPSNPSAKNIRRWKKDLKTWADLAEKKYGKKPIIYSGRKFYETHLKTLFPSGQYPLWVAQYPSKRAAISYSTKSRIRHLGWKFHQFSDRIGVKGIPVGTFADGNDFNGTMQDLKALTL; this is encoded by the coding sequence ATGAGTAAAACCAAACGTACCATTTTTTGGGTGCTCCTGATCCATATCTTCGCTGTTGGCCTGACGGTTGTCGGCGTAAAGTTATACAAAAGAAAAAAGACACATCATATTGTTCGAACCAGCAACCGCGACAGTGGACAGACCAACCACTCGGGCTATGTGTTTGGCATTGATGTTTCACATCATCAGAGCAATATCAACTGGCATAAGGTCAGAACCTCTAAGCATGATATTAAATTCGTCTTTGTCAGGGCTTCTTATGGAGCATTTAAACGGGATCGTAAGTTCAAAAGAAACTGGCAGGCCTTACAAAAGGAAAAATACCTCAAGGGAGCCTATCATTACTTCAAGCCTAACCAATCCGGTGCCTCACAGTGGCATTTCTTTGATCATATCGTCGAATTAAAGAAAGGGGATTTTCCCCCTGTATTGGATATTGAGGATGCTCCAAGCAACCCTTCGGCTAAAAACATCAGACGGTGGAAAAAAGACCTCAAGACCTGGGCGGATTTGGCAGAGAAAAAGTATGGCAAAAAACCGATCATCTATTCCGGCCGGAAGTTTTATGAAACCCATCTGAAGACTTTGTTTCCTTCAGGTCAGTACCCATTATGGGTGGCGCAATACCCATCCAAAAGGGCGGCGATCAGTTACAGTACCAAAAGCCGCATTCGACATTTGGGATGGAAGTTCCATCAATTCTCGGATCGAATTGGTGTCAAAGGAATCCCCGTCGGTACCTTCGCCGATGGCAATGATTTCAATGGAACCATGCAGGATTTGAAGGCATTAACCCTGTAG